Proteins encoded by one window of Microplitis mediator isolate UGA2020A chromosome 1, iyMicMedi2.1, whole genome shotgun sequence:
- the LOC130673939 gene encoding uncharacterized protein LOC130673939 isoform X1 has product MDLKSFITVVMIINSVAFITPANAADEILSCNHDSDCSVHQYCYQVSNQCVNYTSCIRWNRLEGKKQAQSASQCGPCIPGYQAEILVTGIPEAFCKKVTHIKKETTDVPYSNNGKLSIWIYIAVGIILLLLVVLFSILLVKKRGYIHGNKKWFRQIGSWNFSPTAPPPDGAIYLPTTYYADDEPPIYSSVMNNNNNNKDKNRLVRAVPCHPPDWVDNDPNYGHDDPDTSANTTTSTTTNVFASLQVEDEDTTPSVWTPEEVTVQVPARAFHQFGTEQRDNVLNTVLVRGECLSNSETSEETGPTPSAQTSNSRNNNDNYRGPSVQINQMITLNMVNNDN; this is encoded by the exons ATGGAtcttaaatcatttattacc GTggtaatgattattaattcaGTGGCTTTTATCACTCCT gCAAATGCAGCAGACGAAATATTATCATGCAATCATGATTCTGATTGTTCAGTTCACCAATACTGTTATCAAGTATCAAACCAATGTGTTAACTATACATCATGTATAAGATGGAATCGTTTAGAAGGAAAAAAACAAGCGCAATCAGCATCACAATGTGGTCCATGTATCCctgg atatCAAGCTGAAATTTTAGTTACTGGAATACCTGAAGCATTCTGCAAAAAAGTAACTCATATCAAAAAAGAGACAACTGATGTAccat ATTCTAATAATGGAAAATTATcaatatggatatatatagcTGTGGGAATAATACTATTGTTATTGGTagtattattttcaattttattagtcAAGAAaa GAGGATATATtcatggaaataaaaaatggtttaGACAAATAGGTAGTTGGAATTTTTCACCTACTGCTCCACCACCTGAtg gCGCAATATATTTGCCAACAACATATTACGCTGACGATGAGCCGCCAATTTACTCATCTGTAAtgaataacaacaataataataaagataaaaatcgTTTAGTTCGTGCAGTTCCTTGTCATCCTCCAGATTGGGTTGACAATGATCCaaattatggtcatgatgatccaGATACTTCAGCTAATACGACGACATCAACTACAACAAATGTATTTGCGTCTTTGCAAGTTGAAGATGAAGACACGACACCAAGTGTTTGGACACccga AGAAGTAACTGTACAAGTACCAGCGCGTGCATTTCATCAGTTTGGTACCGAACAACGTGATAACGTTCTAAATACCGTATTGGTACGTGGTGAATGTTTATCAAATTCCGAAACATCTGAAGAAACCGGACCAACACCAAGTGCTCAGACCAGTAACTCacgtaataataatgacaattaCCGCGGACCAAGTgttcaaataaatcaaatgaTAACTCTCAACATggttaataatgataattaa
- the LOC130673939 gene encoding uncharacterized protein LOC130673939 isoform X2, which yields MIINSVAFITPANAADEILSCNHDSDCSVHQYCYQVSNQCVNYTSCIRWNRLEGKKQAQSASQCGPCIPGYQAEILVTGIPEAFCKKVTHIKKETTDVPYSNNGKLSIWIYIAVGIILLLLVVLFSILLVKKRGYIHGNKKWFRQIGSWNFSPTAPPPDGAIYLPTTYYADDEPPIYSSVMNNNNNNKDKNRLVRAVPCHPPDWVDNDPNYGHDDPDTSANTTTSTTTNVFASLQVEDEDTTPSVWTPEEVTVQVPARAFHQFGTEQRDNVLNTVLVRGECLSNSETSEETGPTPSAQTSNSRNNNDNYRGPSVQINQMITLNMVNNDN from the exons atgattattaattcaGTGGCTTTTATCACTCCT gCAAATGCAGCAGACGAAATATTATCATGCAATCATGATTCTGATTGTTCAGTTCACCAATACTGTTATCAAGTATCAAACCAATGTGTTAACTATACATCATGTATAAGATGGAATCGTTTAGAAGGAAAAAAACAAGCGCAATCAGCATCACAATGTGGTCCATGTATCCctgg atatCAAGCTGAAATTTTAGTTACTGGAATACCTGAAGCATTCTGCAAAAAAGTAACTCATATCAAAAAAGAGACAACTGATGTAccat ATTCTAATAATGGAAAATTATcaatatggatatatatagcTGTGGGAATAATACTATTGTTATTGGTagtattattttcaattttattagtcAAGAAaa GAGGATATATtcatggaaataaaaaatggtttaGACAAATAGGTAGTTGGAATTTTTCACCTACTGCTCCACCACCTGAtg gCGCAATATATTTGCCAACAACATATTACGCTGACGATGAGCCGCCAATTTACTCATCTGTAAtgaataacaacaataataataaagataaaaatcgTTTAGTTCGTGCAGTTCCTTGTCATCCTCCAGATTGGGTTGACAATGATCCaaattatggtcatgatgatccaGATACTTCAGCTAATACGACGACATCAACTACAACAAATGTATTTGCGTCTTTGCAAGTTGAAGATGAAGACACGACACCAAGTGTTTGGACACccga AGAAGTAACTGTACAAGTACCAGCGCGTGCATTTCATCAGTTTGGTACCGAACAACGTGATAACGTTCTAAATACCGTATTGGTACGTGGTGAATGTTTATCAAATTCCGAAACATCTGAAGAAACCGGACCAACACCAAGTGCTCAGACCAGTAACTCacgtaataataatgacaattaCCGCGGACCAAGTgttcaaataaatcaaatgaTAACTCTCAACATggttaataatgataattaa